Proteins co-encoded in one Stomoxys calcitrans chromosome 5, idStoCalc2.1, whole genome shotgun sequence genomic window:
- the LOC106086655 gene encoding uncharacterized protein LOC106086655, whose product MKLFLKFLFLACLLANLQLHKANAVANVEELSQVALPNLCEQPGDLCSLRCQILGGRDGRCNKAKMCYCNPL is encoded by the exons atgaaacttttcttgaaatttctgtttttggctTGCCTATTAGCTAATTTGCAATTGCATAAGGCCAACGCTGTGGCCAATGTTGAGG AATTGAGTCAAGTGGCATTGCCCAACCTTTGCGAACAACCTGGCGATTTGTGTTCCCTAAGGTGTCAAATCTTGGGTGGACGTGATGGTAGGTGCAACAAAGCGAAAATGTGTTACTGCAATCCATTGTAA